In Brienomyrus brachyistius isolate T26 chromosome 2, BBRACH_0.4, whole genome shotgun sequence, the genomic window CTGCGACCCTCCCTTCTACAGTCACTACCACATGGGTGACGGTGATGAGGACCCTCCctttctggagtcccacagtaGAGTTAACATTCCCATAGAGGCCACGGACGACATTGACGATCTGCAGACAAGCTTCATCAACAGCCTGCAGATTCACGGCCAGCAATGACACGCCGGTCACCGGGCCAAACAGTAGCATATTGTTAGCGGTAGCATCTTAACAGTCCTTGTTCCTGTTTTACCATTTGTGCGGCAGCTGGTTAAATGTGTAGAATTTTGTCATATATATACTTTGTGAATGTAGCCAGTACCCAGAAGGATTCTGCTCTGGAAAACAGCCGGCTGTATAAATGGGTAAAACTGTGACTTTGGGAAAATAATACGTCTTTCTATTTTTTGTTGGCAATAACGAATCACCGGCGGTGAGTACTGTCTGAATAATCACCTTTGTAGTGTAGCACTTAAGTCGTCATTACATTTCTCATTGCATAACCCGCAGACGGGGATTACCTTAAGCCACCCCATCTGCATATTGATACCATCACCAATTACACTTGAAGTCTCCGCTACTTGGTTTCTTCTTGCCAAGTCAGAATATTTCATTTCCTGTCAGTGCCTGGAAGCTTGAGGCCTCGGTGTATCCGGCATAGTGCCTTATGCAGCACTGTTGGTCAGCTGGAAGCAGGACAGCATTGGTTTTGGTTCAATGCACTGAACAGAAGATGTGCTGTTCGGAACTCCCTGGTATTATAAATGCAGCGTTGAGTGGATTATTACTGTCTACCTTATTACTATTAATAAAATGTTGGTTATTTAATGTAGCAATCGATCACTAATCCAACACAGGGTCTCAGTGAAACGGATCAAAACATACAAACCCCAAAAAAAGTGCACTGATAACTGTGAGCTGATCATATGGGCACCGTGTCCACAGGGGGCAGAACAACCCCCATAACCCCCCACCATCCCATTATGAATGTTTGTGTTTAATATGATTATATATTGTTCTTTTAATATGGCACTCAATGAAAGGTTTATGTGATGTTCCCCTGTGTCAGATGCATTTCTGAATCCTGTGAGCCAGTAATCAGCTCAGTTTCTCTTTGATGAAATGTCATATGTGCTGTTTCCCAGAGGCACTTAATACTTTTAATACTGGATCCCATTTAAACCCCCCGTTTTCTGTGCCCACTTGTCTCATGCAGGgttgcgggggtccggagcctatatcAGAGGCTAcggatgcaagacagggaataaccccgGATTTGTATTGGCAATGTACaataatatatgagtgtgtgaaAAACCATTTGAAATGTCAGATATTTAAACATGGGTATCCATTTTGTACTTAATCACTCATTCTTTCATTAATAATGATTCACTTTTGCCTAATTATGAATAGCTCTACATCATGACGAACGCCTTATGATCATTCAGTATAGAATATGAAAACTTTTTAAGTCACACAGGGCCTCGGCTTGATTTAAAGGGATCACATACCCAAGAGGTTTGTGGAAGCTAAGGaaatctctttaagtcattgtacGACGGATTTGTCTAAGGTGTAGCTGCAGATGTGCAGGACTGTCAGTTACCAACCGCACTTTCACAGTCTTGTCCAAAAGGTGCATGTATGGTAAAGGGAAACATCACGCTTTCATAACTGACAGCGAAGAGTTAGAAACGGTGTTTTCAGACAGGAAACTATAGTCCTGCTAAAACATACTCAAACTGCACGCAGCAGCGCAGTGTTCCTCTCGCAATATATTTTTCTGAGTTATATGAAAAATTCTGTGTAACTGTTTCATGAGGCTTTTAATAAACATCAATGCAGCCTATTTCCACAGCACTGTCGAGTCACCGGGCTCCCTACCCTTCTTAAATATATACAGAAATTTTACATAAGTTTAACAGAATTAAGAGAGTACGTTTCCAATCAGTGTGGATGCTCTCAGTGACGGACTACCATGTATTTAGCTTTCTGCTAATTAACTGCGCCCCCGGTAGCCACAGGTgtgtaaaatcaagcacctaggcatgcagactgcttcgaCGAACATTTGagaaagaatgggtcgctctcaggagctcggtgaattcaagcgtggtaccgtgataggatgccaacTGCAATAAGTGCATTTGTGAAATTGCCTCGCTACTATATATTCCACAATtgtgaacaacagcaactcagccacaaagtggtaggCCGCATAAAATTACAGAACGGGGACAGTGCATGCTTAGGCACACAGTGTGTAGACGTTGCcagctgtctgcagagtcaatagctatagatctccaaacttcatgtggccttcagattagcccaagaacagtgtgtagagaacttcatggaatgggtttccgtGGCCGAGCAACTGCATCCAAGCCATACATCACCAAATGCAATGCAAAGTATCGAATGCAGCGATACTTTAAGCACGCCGCCACTGGACACTAGAGCAGTGcaaacatgttctgtggagtgacaaatcacactTCACTGGCTGACAATCCGATGGGCGAGTCACCAAAGGGTTTggtggttgccaggagaacggtacttgcctgactgcattgtgccaagtgtaaagtttggtggaggggggattatgatgtggggttgtttttcaggggttgggcttggccccttagttctagtgaaaggaactcttaatgctgtcGCTTtctaagacattttggacaatttcatgctcccaacttggtgggaacagtttggggatggccccttcctgttccgacatgactgcacaccagtgctcaaagcaaggtccataaggacatgaatgagtaagtctggtgtggaggaatttGACTGGCCTTACCTGAAcccgatagaacacctttgggatgaattagagcggagactgtgagccaggtcttctcatccaacatcagtgcctgacctcacaaatgctctcctggaagaatggtcaaaaattcccataaacacactcctcaACCTCATGGACagcccttcccagaagagttgaagctgttatagctgcaaagggtgggccaactccatattaaagcctgtgtATTAAGAATGGTATGTCACTAAGGTTCATGTgcgtgtaaaggcaggtgtcccaatacttttggcaatatagtgtatctaAATAAGAACAAAATTATTCAGGACAGATTTTGAGAAACTGaattttacagaatcaaatttccAACAAGATGTCAATAAAACGTTGAACACATTCTCAACCTGTGGCTCCAAAAAATTTTATTCCTTGTATGATCCAGGTGAAATACACACTTTTTGTGTCCCTCCCCTAATGAGTgtctaaaataatatttaagcTTGTAATGGATTTTTCATACGGACTCTGAATATATTCCTCCAGTGGATAAAAGAAACTGGATTAGATTAACCGGTGCCCTGTGCTGCATCGGGGTTCTCATTACTCTCAAGAGAAGATATTTGTGTTTAATTGTATGTTATTTTAACGAGACAAGACAAAATACCTGGGCCTTGCTGTTGAATTATATAGATTTTGTACAAGCAGCCTAAAAAGTCTGATGTAAAATAAGTTTCACTCGACTCACCGCGAGCTCCGTTTCTGTAGCGCACAGTCAGCTGAATATCACCACCTAGTGGTTGTGGTGCTTCTTATTGCCTCAACAAAGATGGCGGAAAACATCGACCTCCCGGCCGGGTTTGGCCACGCCCAACTTTATATTCGAGGAGGGACTCCGCTTGGCGGGAAATTGTAACCGGAAAGTCGTGTGGTTCTTGTTATTGTTTTTATAAGAAGCTCTCCAACTATATGAAATTGGAAGTAGCGGGCAAAATATACTGCAGATTTCATAAACTGGCTGTAAAACGCATTATTTAGCATAATAGCAGAATGCGCTGCTTTTTAGTTTGCTAATCTTGTTAATCTGAATGGGCTTCATCTAGCTACCTGATATTCTACTGGTTTAATATAATACCTGCTTTTTAAAATCGGTTACTTTGCTGTCTCAACATAAACCTACAACAATGGCCGATGCGTTTTCCGAAGCAAGTGACAGAAGTGAGGATGACAGTCAGGATGTAATGACCCCGGCAGAGTTGATTGCTAAATTGGAACAGGTACGTAACGACTTGAACCTTTTAATATTCAGGGAGAAATAAGTACAGCTGTACAACTGTATAAAAAAATTACCAAGGTTCCAATAAAAGATTAAAAATGTTAGCTAGCcacttaaaataataatacatacgAACTGCTAGAGATATTTTTCAATATAACTCGTCTTGCTCATCTGATGGCATCGTAGCCATTCTCGGGATTTTTATGCACGTTGCGTCGTTTTTCTACTTAATGCCTACACGTTATATCGTTTTTagttcacccccccaccccgaacaTACATACTGCACTTCAAAGGCAAAACACAGTAACTACgctgacagaaaaaaatgtgCCCTGCCGTGGTTTTAGTGTGAATTTTGTAACAACTGTAGTTTTTAAACTATTTGCGTTGAAACCCATTAAATATATAGTTAGAATATTTTGTCACGACATGAAACAATCTAAGGAACGCGATTTCGGCAATAACAAAGTTTGTATGAAATGTGCAGTTACAGTGTTTTGCCTGTGTGGGCCAGTATTAGAGCCGTATTCTTTACACCCAGGCCTGGCTGAACGAGAAGTTTTCCCCTGAGCTAATGGAGAGTAAGTCTGAGATCGTGGAGTGTGTGATGGAGCAGCTGACCCACATGGTGAGGAACTGTAATTTAAAGTAATTTGAGGGTGGGGTGATCTTGATTCAGTAGTTAGGGTCAAGATTCACTGTTCCCTCCCTGTGTGGGCAGGAGGGGAATCTGCAACGGGTGAAGAAAGGCGATATCAAGGCCAGCATCCACCGGATGGAGATAGACCGGATCCGTTTTGTCCTCAGCAGCTACCTCCGTTCCCGGCTTCGAAAGGTGCTGATCTCAGAGCAGCCTGTTTTATACCCCTTAGGGGATGGCATCATAAGTGCTTATCAGTGCAGGTCCTGAGCTAAGCAGTTTGTCCAGAACGACTGGAGCGGTTCAGGCTAGCCATATTGTTACATCACACAGCAGTAACGATGCTTTTCCATCTGAGCCCTGCACTCTGTTGGTTACAGCTTTAGCCCCTTACCCCGCCCCccatgtcttgtcttaattacaTCATTCTGAGGAGGGATCAGTAGGCCTCTCACATTTAATTAAGGTACAAGGACAGAGACCCTTTCAGTGGCTTCGCTTGGTAATATATTCATATGTCTCTGCCTTCCTCAAGTATTGCTCTTCCCACTACGCTCACCTGTCTCTTAAGATAGAGAAGTACTTCCCTCACATCTTGGAAAAGGAGAAATCCCGCGCCGAAGGAGACCCGTCCTTTCTGTCCCCGGAAGAGTTCGCCTTTGCCAAAGAGTGAGTGAAGCATCGAAACCAAGTCAGGTGTTGAAATGAAAGAGGGCGGCGGTTCGTGTTGAGACAGGCGGAATGTTCTCTGATTATTAGTGCTTTATCGTTATGCCTGTCTTGATTTGCAGattgttattaatgtttttttaatgttttgcttGCTGAGGTGATTAAGGGGCATTTCGCACTATGTAGGTAAATATCTTCCTGTATCTAATACGATAAGATTCACCCAAAAATTTGAAATTATTTTTAAGAGTAATTCTGAGTAACATTGATGTCAACAGCAGCTACAGCTATCAGATTTTATATGTTAATTCCACATCAGACCATAAAAATGCTTATACTGGATTATGTTCCCAGAAAAGACTAGAGAATTCCAATATGCGACTGGGTATATATGGACATATTAAAATGAATGCCTGTAATTCAGTAGCCCAATGCATCTATTCTGTGACACATTTGGCCTCACTTTCTGCTGTGCTGTTCATACTAAAAAATTTATATAAATCATTATAAAATCGGCTATGTAGGTCATTAGAAATAatctttttatacatttttaaatcagtCTATTGAGCTGTATTGTTTGCAGATGCAGTTAGACCAGTTAACATAACCATATGAGGAGTTAGTATGAATATAAAGAAACGTCTAGCATTTAATTATGTCTAAAATGAGTTTGAACGAGGCTTAAAAAAGGACATGCGATTCTGCGGCAACGGTTTGAAAGTCTCAGTGTCGGTCTGTTAACTGGGTGTAAGTAGTGTGGTACAGGAAAGGCAtcagctcctctctcctccaCAGGTATCTGGCAAACACAGAAACCTACCTGAAGGCTGTTGCTCTAAGACACATGCCACCCAATCTGCAGACTGTGGAAATGCTGAAAGCCGGTGAGGTCCGCAGCGTAGGAATGAAGACGAGGGCGTGCATTGCAGTGCGTCACTGATAAAGCTCTGGATGGAGGTGTAAATGTGAGACGCTGTAATTTGCAGTTCAAAACATGCGTGTTTCTCCTGTGCTCATGTCGCCCCGCAGTGCCCAAGCCCTGTCTGGATTCTTTTGTGTTCCTGCGTGTCCATGAGCGTCAGGAGAACATCCTGGTGGAACCTGAGACAGATGAGCAGAGGTGCTGTGACACCGAGATTACTTATCCTGTCAAGTGCTGTCACAGGGCGCCGTTTCACAAAGCAGCGTAATTCCTTTCGAACACGGCTAGGTGGCGAGCTGATCCACGCCGGCGTTTTCCCGAAGGCCAGCCAGCTACCAGTATTATCATCTTACAGCCGTAGATTCGTTGCTGTTTTTGAAGTCGCCCGGTAAAAGCCTAATTTCTGTGTGTCCAAAGGGAAATGAAGACGGGGCATTAACATTAGGATCGAGAGGGTATGGAGGGGTAGTGGGACAGCAGAGGTTGCACTCGGGAAGATGCCAGGTGGCCTTTGCAGATGTAGGAGCATGGTGCATCCCGGTGCTCCTCAGGCTTGCTCAGCGGTATTATGGCTGAGTTTGGTCGTTCTTTTGCAAGTTTGTGATGGATGTTTCATAACAATCCTCTGCAATGTGTTTTGTGGTGGGAATGTAGTTTTAGACTAACATAAGTTTGTAATGACATGCTGAGTAAAATATTGCAGTAAATATAGACTCCTCTGAACTCCTGACCCTGTCTGTTTGATATATATGGGAGACCAGCAGGGTGTGATGTTTCCCATCATCTCCGACCATTTTTCTAGAgcaggattttttttgttttttttgtacgtTCTCTCACTAGCGAACATCCACAAATCAAATGCTTTATCTTTTAGATTATGTGGATAGATTAAAAGCGCTGCGATTTGTTTCTCGCTGCTGTTACTTTGCCTGACATATAGCCCCCTTTTTCAGGGAATATGCCATCGACTTGGAGGAAGGCTCCCAGCACCTAATGCGATACAGCACTATAGCACCCCTAGTGGCCAGTGGAGCAGTGCAGCTAATATAGGAGGTAACGCTGGTCTGAATACTGAGTGCATACCAGGACTGTCTAAATATTTCTCTTCTGCGTGGGAGCATGAATGTTGTCTGGTTGACTTGCGTTTAATTtgtatgtttaatttttttcagtgaGCTGATTAATTCTCTACAGTTGTCAGGTTGAGTCTTTCTGCTTATTTGAAATGACATACTTCAGCCTCCGATAATAAACATGAGGTGCAGTAAGGGAAGAATTAATGTCATTCAGTGCCATGCGGAGCATAGGCCCCAAAACCAGCATTACTGAAtaatacatcaaaatgtattttgaACCGGCTCTGCTGACGGGTCACAGGAAACCGTTACATCACTTCTGCCAAAACTTCATAGGCTTTTTGCTCCTGTTGTTGTGAACTGAGCTTTTATTCATGCAGGGACCTACTGAGAAATTTGGTCAATACAAGTATGACCTAGAGAGGCTGCCTTGTCCTTAGTTGCCACGTAAACCCAGAGTGCCGGTTCATTTGGTACTAGGCAGGAATTAATACAGGGAGGCGTGTCTGAAACCAGCTTTCCTGGTGACGTTCGCCCCGCGCTTCTCTCTGTGGCATCTGTCACATCTGCCCCAGCTGGATTTGAAAGGGAGCCCATTTGTCTTCTGGATCGGTAGTGGCTACTGCATGTAAAGCATTAAGCGGCTAATCTTGTGACAGCTTTAATTCAGTTTTGATTAATTCTAAGCGCGTGTCGTTCCGCTCTTTCAGTTTCTCCTCCGCGTCTCCAGCGAAGAGGCTGGTCGATTTCTTACAGCCGGAATCCATTGAGGTTCTGTTGACTCGAATTGAATGCGGCATCTGAGTCGGCCTGGACGCGTGAAGGAAGCTTGGCTGTCATTTTGTCGGGCCAACCTGGACTCCACAAAgcgcgcagatctgaggtcgaCCGACAAATCATCACCATCTCAGCAGCCTGTGTACCTGATGGTCTTCACCTCCATGAATTCTCCCTTTCCCCTGTCCTCTATCGCATAGACATAGACATGGTAATGGACGTGATTGGACATAATTGGCTGAATCGGGTGCGTTGGAGGTGTTGGACCAAAATAGGCAGGAACCAATGGAGTAACGAGTGTCAGCGGTCCTTCAGGTCCTTGGTTTTTATATCTTGTGATGTAACAATGTATGACCCCTGTAATAAAGTgcattttctgaatatttatttTAGCCTCTTTGAATTATTTCCTGTCACACCTGATGGTATCTCAGGAAATATGATGCATGTTCCCTTGGACACATCTCAGCTAACTAGTAAATTATCTGTTATCTGCCGCTTGCATGGGGTCGGGCCGTGAGGgctgcagtctaagcagggatgcccagacccccctctccccagccccctcctctgcggggataccaaggcattcccaggccaccCGAGATATATACTCTCTCCGGTTTGTCCATGGTCTGTTTGGGGTCTCCTCTGGGTTGGACATGCCCGAAACGTTTCCCCAGGAAGGCGTCCAGTAAGCCTCACAGACTGATACCCAAACCTCCTCAGCTGGCTCCTTTCAATGCACAGGAGAAGTTGCTCTGCTTCGAGTCCCTCCCGGATGCCGAAAGCTGCAATGCTGCTGCTTGTTGGGACATGTACACTATGGGATGGTAAGCATGACAGGTCTGGTCTTCAGGGATCCTGGCCCTATATGTACAGCACCAGTTTAAAGTTTTTTGCAAGctacaggatttttttttaccacttttccattcatttccaaACCGCAAATTTGTTATTCTTGCtaagcattggaaagttgaATGGGCAACTAAAtgaaaatgtcaaataaaacatgtttcctttataacgtggaaagagtatgtaatagtgcatgtctgacatcctattagctggttgtgtggtgatggcatagtcaaattccaggctgtcctttaactttataTGCACTAGTTtactgtttcatcccatgaaacagagcagtatttaatgtcccttatACAAAGAACGCcttgaattttctctgctgttataattgctagaggaggttactttggTGAATCAAAGATGTGACATTTTCTTGTTAACAGAAGTACTGAAATGGTGAACACActaaatttatttgttagcaaagaatgaCTATTTTTAGTAAACattgagtaacatgcaaatttAGATATGCGTAACATTTTTGATTAACACAattgacattccttaaatcacCTGATCTGAATTGTGTAATCCATTTGGTGAATAGTTCAATCAAGCCTAATTACTCTGCAGAAAACTGAACCGTTAATCGTCATACAGGGCGTACTGCACCCCTTAGGGTGTGGAAATGCTTTGAAGGCTTGCATACAAAAGTTCACATGACTATACTTTTTGTTTAATTCAGGCTTTTAAAAGCGTACTTATGCTGCTGTTGTATTACAGCTGCAAAAAACATTATATGAATAAGAGGACCAGTTATTCCCCTTAAATACTGAAATGTCTTGCAGGGTGGCATAGAAACTCTTTCAGCATGTTAATCACACGTCGATTAAAAAACGTATAACGTTTTATTTAGGGATCAgtagtcattgttgacacaccacagcacacaaggcacaacaacaaaacctgccctctgcatttaacccatatgtgacatcgtgccatagcagggggcagctaactcaccgcccagggagcagggcttgggggcggtaccttgctcagggtatctCAGTGGTAGTCAGGGATTCTAAGCAATCTTTCAAATACAAGTGcatttccctaaccattaagatgCAAAATGCTGAATGCTTTTTATGAACATAAATgtcttgtatttttatattttgtgtaGTGTTTCATTATGATCTGCTGTTCTTCTCGAGCTTAAAGAAATTACTTTTTGCTGAACTGACTTGCAATAACAAAAGTTTATCTTAAATGTTCAGTTTTATTTCACCACTACCCTATCTTTAAGCAGGTTACCATTTGTCTGAAATGATGAGTATGTCACTTTGGGTAACAGCATCTGATGAATGTGAATGTAATCGTTAAGATGTCACCTGAAGGCTGTCGGTGGACCTTCGGAGGAAGTTGATCTCTCATGTTTGTGAACTTGACTGAGTATCAGTAAGTGAATCTCAATCAATGGCCGCAGCCTGTCAGTGGCTTCCTCATTACTGATCATTTACTGTATGAATGTTACACAAAGGAAGTGAGAATTGCATCAGATAAGTTGTGACGCAAATGATTGCTCGTCAACTCCATGACACGGGCCGTCCATTGGATACCGGCAAAAGCTGTGATTAAGGCCTTTCTGTAGGTGTGAAAATGTTCAGCCCGTGTCAAAGACGTCTGACTGGTTCAGCAGTAAAGAGCAGCTTTTCAGATACGTTTGTGAGACCAGGTAttccttaccttgtggggaccatttgatGAATACCCATTTACCTTAAACCTACCTGGTCCCCatatgggaaaactctattttataaatatccgttactgcaatgaaaaaaatcaaaaactcttgtatttttgttagcattagcattttggcccatagaaatgaatgagcagtccccaaaaagatatgatgacacgactgtgtgtgtgacagagtgagAAGCTCACACCCTTATGAAGCCTCGTCTCCTCGGTCTGCTGCTAGTGGGAAGGCAACTGAGCATATCTGATAAAGGACTCTGCAGTAATTCCTCAATAGAGTTTGATTTCTTCCATAATGTGAAGTGTTAGACA contains:
- the gins4 gene encoding DNA replication complex GINS protein SLD5; the protein is MADAFSEASDRSEDDSQDVMTPAELIAKLEQAWLNEKFSPELMESKSEIVECVMEQLTHMEGNLQRVKKGDIKASIHRMEIDRIRFVLSSYLRSRLRKIEKYFPHILEKEKSRAEGDPSFLSPEEFAFAKEYLANTETYLKAVALRHMPPNLQTVEMLKAVPKPCLDSFVFLRVHERQENILVEPETDEQREYAIDLEEGSQHLMRYSTIAPLVASGAVQLI